The Brevibacillus brevis genome contains a region encoding:
- a CDS encoding transglycosylase domain-containing protein, with translation MEVIREAPLLRYLRWAKKFVKFTILSLLCFSFAILLLILYLRSQPLPETFVKQTTTIYASNGEVLDTMHRGENRISVPLAEISPALLDATIAIEDRSFREHFGFDWKRLAMAAYVDVINMDKRQGASTITQQLARNLYLSLDKTWERKIKEALLAIQLELNYSKDEILEMYVNQIYYGHSAYGVQAAAQTYFGKDAKDLTVAESAMLAGIPKGPTYYSPFVDLERAKARQKLILNAMERDNLLTAKEVEQAYAEPIKLKQRANENVTEPAPYFRDYIANLVKNKYGIEEEKFIHGGLKIHTTLDPVIQKKAEDIVASVLPKNNPNLQVALVAMDPATGYIKAMVGGRDYKVSQYNRVLGKRQPGSSFKPIMYLSALQNGYTPLTLIKSEPTVFTYDNNKQYIPGNFGGKYANALINMREAIKTSDNIYAVKTIDFLGPQKVVDQAKQLGITSSMQAVPSLALGTSPVSPLELNAAYAAIVNKGQAVKPIAITSIEDSEGNILVEEKPEKTQVADPVASALLVNMMQSVFEQGGTGYRVAGEMNRPVAGKTGSTDYDAWLSGFTPQLVSTVWVGYDKNQKVDDVKEGYLSKKIWAQFMESALKGQPPALFDMPAGVVSVYIDPASGKLATEHCPNPQLFYFASGTEPQDYCTDHIPTNETPTPLKPPDSSTFWQRMGSWWKPNN, from the coding sequence ATGGAAGTCATTCGCGAAGCCCCATTGCTGCGCTATTTGCGTTGGGCTAAGAAATTTGTAAAATTTACCATTCTCAGCCTATTATGTTTCTCTTTTGCCATCTTGCTGCTCATTTTGTACTTACGCTCACAACCACTCCCGGAAACGTTTGTGAAGCAAACCACGACGATTTACGCTTCCAATGGAGAGGTTTTGGATACGATGCACCGTGGCGAGAACCGGATTTCTGTGCCACTTGCAGAGATTTCACCCGCATTGCTGGATGCGACCATCGCGATCGAGGACCGTTCGTTCCGCGAGCATTTTGGCTTTGATTGGAAGCGATTGGCCATGGCCGCTTATGTTGATGTCATTAACATGGACAAGCGTCAGGGTGCCAGTACTATTACCCAACAATTGGCGAGAAACTTGTACCTCAGCTTGGACAAGACATGGGAGCGAAAAATCAAAGAAGCCTTGCTTGCGATTCAGCTTGAACTGAATTACAGCAAGGATGAAATATTAGAGATGTACGTCAATCAGATTTATTACGGTCATTCAGCCTATGGCGTTCAAGCTGCTGCCCAAACCTATTTCGGCAAGGACGCCAAAGATTTGACGGTTGCAGAGAGCGCCATGCTGGCAGGCATCCCTAAGGGTCCTACTTATTATTCACCATTTGTCGATTTAGAACGCGCCAAAGCCAGACAAAAGCTCATATTGAATGCCATGGAGCGCGACAATCTACTGACAGCGAAGGAAGTAGAGCAAGCCTACGCGGAACCAATCAAGCTGAAACAGCGAGCAAACGAGAACGTAACCGAGCCGGCTCCTTATTTCCGCGATTACATCGCCAATTTGGTAAAAAACAAATATGGCATTGAAGAAGAAAAATTTATTCATGGCGGTCTAAAAATCCATACGACCCTTGATCCAGTCATACAAAAAAAGGCCGAGGATATTGTCGCCTCCGTCTTACCGAAGAATAATCCGAATTTGCAGGTAGCCCTTGTCGCCATGGACCCTGCGACCGGCTATATCAAAGCAATGGTAGGTGGACGTGACTACAAGGTGAGCCAGTACAATCGCGTGCTTGGCAAGCGGCAGCCCGGTTCCTCCTTCAAGCCGATCATGTATTTGTCTGCCTTGCAAAACGGCTATACACCGCTCACTTTGATAAAAAGCGAACCGACCGTTTTTACCTACGATAACAATAAGCAGTACATTCCCGGCAATTTTGGTGGAAAATATGCAAACGCACTGATCAATATGCGTGAAGCAATCAAAACCTCCGACAACATTTATGCCGTCAAGACCATTGATTTTCTCGGGCCGCAAAAAGTGGTTGATCAGGCAAAGCAATTAGGTATCACCAGCTCGATGCAAGCAGTTCCCTCACTGGCACTGGGAACTTCACCTGTCTCTCCCTTAGAGTTAAACGCAGCTTATGCAGCAATCGTCAACAAGGGACAAGCAGTGAAGCCCATTGCGATCACCTCCATCGAGGACAGCGAGGGCAATATTTTGGTCGAAGAAAAACCGGAAAAAACACAGGTAGCCGATCCTGTCGCGTCCGCTCTCTTAGTGAATATGATGCAAAGTGTATTTGAACAAGGCGGTACCGGATATCGCGTTGCTGGTGAAATGAACCGACCTGTAGCAGGGAAAACAGGGTCAACGGATTATGACGCTTGGCTGAGCGGGTTCACTCCGCAGCTGGTTTCGACTGTATGGGTAGGTTACGACAAAAACCAAAAGGTCGATGATGTAAAGGAAGGGTACCTGTCCAAAAAAATCTGGGCCCAGTTCATGGAAAGTGCGCTCAAAGGTCAGCCCCCTGCACTCTTTGACATGCCAGCTGGTGTTGTATCTGTTTATATCGATCCCGCTTCTGGAAAACTGGCGACCGAGCATTGTCCGAATCCACAGCTCTTTTATTTCGCCAGCGGAACAGAGCCTCAAGATTATTGCACGGATCACATCCCGACCAATGAGACACCGACGCCTTTAAAGCCGCCTGATTCTTCGACCTTCTGGCAGCGCATGGGCAGTTGGTGGAAACCGAATAACTAA
- a CDS encoding YwhD family protein, with protein MDIFDNKKGGFTIMSGKTDVHGGFGQGVLDLNAVSSVIIDGDEAYIDMGALHAKSSVEKGIKWTTNKEEVPNGKPYWLVWVTVDRNEAGPYYAGATACYMEIDREARRGYKILADHVNRMDYSMKRRIMLSDLSEKEKAALKKLLIENNADMYENSSEELKRNLS; from the coding sequence ATGGATATTTTTGATAATAAAAAAGGCGGCTTTACCATCATGAGTGGAAAAACCGATGTACACGGAGGTTTTGGTCAAGGTGTACTCGACCTGAATGCTGTGTCCTCGGTCATTATCGATGGGGACGAAGCGTACATTGACATGGGCGCCTTGCATGCCAAAAGTTCTGTAGAAAAGGGCATCAAATGGACGACAAATAAAGAAGAAGTACCAAATGGAAAGCCTTATTGGCTCGTTTGGGTAACCGTTGATCGCAATGAAGCGGGTCCTTATTATGCAGGCGCAACTGCGTGCTACATGGAAATCGATCGGGAAGCGCGTCGGGGCTACAAAATTTTGGCAGATCACGTGAATCGCATGGATTACTCCATGAAGAGACGTATTATGCTGTCCGACCTATCCGAGAAGGAAAAAGCCGCTCTGAAAAAGCTTTTGATTGAAAATAACGCGGACATGTATGAGAATTCCTCCGAGGAATTAAAGCGAAATTTGTCCTGA